The genomic region TCTGAGATTTAGTATTTTGAAGAATATATCAAAGATCAGCAACCTTGCTGCGTTGCGGTACTGTTGCGCAGCGCGGTTGCGGCGTGGTCTCagttgtttgatttatttcatcatCCGGCTGATATCTCTATTTTGCCCGGCAGCCGAATTTCGGCGAGAGACCGGATTATTTATATACCTCACGATTGCGGTAATTAGTAGTTCGTTAACGTTATCAACCTGATAAAGCCGGCTTCGATTCGCGACGAATGACGCACGAGCGGTCAGTAATATATCTTCCTCATTTCAGAAATCATCCTGGCTGGACGTGTTCCTCTCCGAACTGCTCGCACAAGTTCGAGAAGGCCGCGACGTCAAAGATGCCCTATCGTTTTGGTAAGATCCGATCGGTCGATAACGAATGCGCGTATTCTGACACGATAGATCCCTGTCGATCGTGTTGGTGATACTTGAGTTCCCACAATATCGGGCGCGCATCCGATGAAACTAAAGGAGAAGGACTGactatttttacgatttaGTCACGAGCATCGGTAACCGCGGAGGGAAAATCTGATCCTGACACGCGATCTCCTTCGCGTTCAAATGTTGTCTCCGGCTCGCCGCGTGCGGTCACTTTCTCACACGTGCACTCGCCGCACAGATCACTTCTTccccagagagagagatcggtaTGCGCACCCGAAATGTTCAGCGATTCCAAGCGGAAAACATTCTTCGTAGATACTGCATGTCCCACTGAAAATAGATTACACACAACGGATGAACAATAGGCGTATCTTGGCGATATATATGTGATAACGGCACCTTGTTTCCGATGGATAAGATTAGGATATATAAGACGTAGCATGGAAATACCCATTTCAGTTCTGTCGGCGGTGGTGGAGTCTCCACTCTGATTGCCTGCGAGCTGCTCTCGGACGTGCACGAGCTCTGCGCGAAGAGGGTTGATGGGAACGAGCTGGTCGACTTGAAGAAGTACTTGTCACAGGACCGTGGCTGGCGTTGCCTGGCGATCCTGCATCTGTTAGGAGTGAGAGGTCTCTCCTGTGGACGAGAACTGGTGGCACTGCTGGTGGCTCTATATCCGGTTGCCCTTCAGGAAGAAATCAACAAGGACGGAAAGAAGGATGAGAACAAGGGCCTTGGGAAACCTTTAAGGATTTGCGAGCCCAACCCATATTTGAAGTTCCACAGTAACGACGACACTGTCGACACTATAGTCATAGTTCCGCACGCGAAGCGCAAGCCGACCAGATCCAGCCGGAACGGCGCCTGCCACGAAGGCAATGCCGCGTCAAGGAGAAGAGCTGGTCGGAGGCAAAGCAGCGCAGCCAAGGTGCCGGTCTACCATAAACAGAGATCATTGTTTGGGACGTTCGAGACGCGGCGAAACACGCCGGAAACCGCCAGCAGCGAGTCCGAGCTACTGACGGACGGCGTGGATCAGTCGCGCTCACTTACCCTCAAGATACGCCTGAATCCCATGGACTTTGAGTATTTTACCTCGGTCGTCCGGGACGATGAAGACCAGAAGTGGCAAGCCGCTCTCTACGAGCTGCCGATCCGACCAGCGAAAAAGACGCCTCGGGATTATATCGATGACAAGATCAAAGCCGTCTTGGACGCTAGAATCAGTAACTTTGAGACCAGCCTGCTAATCATTCAGCTGTTGCAAGGCCTGAGGGACTACGACACCCCGGCGGAACAGACTCCGGCCGTACAGGTGCTGAAGTTTGCCTTGGATACTTTGTGGTCTCTTCAGTTTGGCATAGACGGAACTGGCTTGTCCGGGACCGACTGTGCAACTCTGAAAGCAGCAGCCGCGAGGCTTATGCTGACAGCGTTGGAACGCGTTCTGAGAGCCAACGAGCCTACCACCACTGTCATACACAATGGACTCCTGCCGATGACTCTGAGGCTGCTGGAGGACGCCTGCAGTAAGCCAGTGAACGTCTTCTCGCCGGAGGAGGGCTCGTTGTTGCAGGAGTTCATCTTTGCCACCATCTATGGGATCGTGACCTTCCTTTACTGTCTATTGGACCAGCATGGTGCCGCTGTGGAGAAGTTCTCGGACTTTCTCGAGCTGTTCCAGTTGTTCACAGAGAGCCAGGACGGCAAGCTCGTCGAGAGGACCATATTAGCGATCGTCGAGCTGCCAAGCGTTGACGTTGCCAAGTCGATAACTCGTGCTAGAAAAGTGATAGATGTGATAGGCGCGCTAGCCAGTGCCTTGAAGTCCGTGCGACGTGACATCTCGCACGCGGAGAACTGCAGCCGGTCGAAACACAAATCTTGCGTCAACAATGTTCCCAGTCATCATCACACCAACGTGTTCGGCACCACGTACGCGCAACCGATCGTCGGTGCTGTGAGCAAACAAGCCTGCTGTATCTCTTCTCTCTTCATGATTCTTACCAACCTTCTTAGAGAATCCCACACTTTCGCGAGCGAACTACAGGTGCGGATAATTGAGGTCTGCGCTTCAACAGGCACCTGTTGCTGTTTTCCGCCTAGGATACTCCTGTCTAACGTCTCATCCTTATTGAAGAGACGCGATCCAGCGACCTACTCACCGGCTGTCACACTCCTAGAGCGCACCTTCTTCAAAGAATTAGGTGCCTACTCCGAGTCCGACATCTGTCCCACCTGCGATAGATCGACCACCAGGTCATGGGACTTCCTGGAACTGTACAGTGATCTGCTGACCCCTGACGAGCCAAAGCTTTGTTATGTTATGATGGCTCATCTTCTCAAAATAGGACCCAGTTCAAGATTCCAAATTAGGCGCGAGCTGCTGAAATCCGTGTTCTATCCGACCTTCCTTAAAGCTAAGTCCTGCTACGTAGCCGACAAGAGCAACGCGGCTGCCAAGTTCCTCGTCCAGTCCTGTCTCTCTGCCATATCCTGCCTGATCGTTAACACCCAGATTTGCGAGTGGTTCACAGAAGCGAACGGGTTGGAGGAAGTGTTGACGTTACTATCGGACACCATCTTCACCAGAAGTGTGTACGCACTGCTGGAAGTCGTTGTCATCATTGAAATCTGGAGATCGAGTTCTGCGGTCTCGAGTCCTGTGACATTCGAGAGGTTCGCGCTAAATTCTCTTCTCAGATCTCTTCAGCATGAAACTGAAAAGCTACTGCGATCTCTAGAAGATCTGAACAGAATCGAACTTGGTCGAAGCGACAAAGAATCAGTCGTAGAACAGGGCGAAGCGGAGGAGGACCCCGTTAGCACGATCTCCTATTTTCCAGAAGTACAGGATCTTCCCGAGGCAACGGCAGCTACTTCGGTACCGGACAATGGTGTAGATCTGTACAGCAAGTTGAATCTGTATCTGGCGAGCGCCGTTTGGAGGGCCGTGGCCGGTGTTGCCCTCAGCAGTCCAAAGTTCCGACAGGAGCTGTCTGCGCATCCATTATCGGAGAAGTCCCTGCGGCTGTTTAGAATGTTGGCCGTGCGTATTTGCACGGACAGTATTATAGGTATGTTTCTGGAACGGACTAAGGCCAATGAAAGATGCTTTGATCTGGATTATTAGCGCCTTTGTCCCTGTTTCAGATACGAACAAATCTGCGCACAGACTCTTTGAGGCTTTGCTGACGTGCTGCCTAACGTCCCCGTTGTGTAAGTAGCGTTTTATATAACGAGTTTAATGAATCACAAATACGTTCCTGCCATGCGTAGCTTGGCACGTCGAACGCAGCTGTGGATTAAAATCCCAATAAACAGTTCATAGAACGTTCAACACCTGATAACTCCATCCTCCCCTCCTGGCAGAATCGCGGTGCAGCAATTTATTTGTCAGAATTTTACGGTAATACAGAGGTGTGTTTTGCAATGCAGGTGGTCGCGACGTGGTCATGGAGCTGAGAAAATCGCTAATCGAGATGGGTGTTCAGTTGCGCCGGGGATTGGCTGTGATTGTTGAGGCCTTGCTCAAAATTTCGTTGTTAAAGCCTGCCCAAGAAGAAACTATACCGCAATACACGCGGCACAGAGTGTGTTACTTTCTACGTATTCACTACGATAATTATCAGACCTTCTAAATACAGCTTGTTGCAATCGAACAATCTTACTACCTGCTACAGCTGCCAACCATGACAATGGACGCGATGCCGGATTGCGTCGCAGATGACAGCAGCACTGGTGAATATATAACTGCGGACGACGGGTATGAAGCTGATATCGAAATACCCGGTAGGAGTCCTCGTGCCAACACCATCAAAAGAGGTAACTCCCATGGGCCAATGGTTGAGCCCAGAGGGAACGCAAACGCACATCCCGCTCTGTGTTCCTTAGCAGTCGACCTGTTGATCCATTTCAGTGAACAGTGAGTGTTTGAACGCTTTTAACCAAGACCTGAAATTGACAGATAAAGATTTAACACCATCTGTTACTTACGCAGAGGTTTGGATGACGAAAGGGGAGCCATCATAACAGCAGGGTTGAGAAAGGTCGCTGCCACTTGCAGAGAAAGTGCCTCTAGTTGCGCTACTCTGGCGGGTTCTGGGGTGATCACGAAGTTGTTGGCCGGTTTTCGGGACATATTCACCAGCAGAGATGCCAAATACCAAGGTATCATTGACGTAGGAGTGAGGTTTGTTCTCATTGTTAATCGTGAATGTTGCTCAACTCGTTTCAGACTTGCGACACGCCGTGCTGGAGGTGTTCACTTTGTTAGCGACACAGTCGATTTCGCCATCTGAGCTGGTCGTCTATCTCTCCCTGTTCAAAGTCGACACAGCTCCTCTTTTATCGCTGCTCGAGTCACTTTTCCACCTGGTGGTGGTTGCTCGACCACAGCCGAACTTTATTCTATCCTTCCCCGTGCTGGCTGAAACAAAGATATCGTTGAAAACCCAGCCGGAGGAGCATAAGAATCTGGAGAAGGCAGAAAATCTCGTGAGGAACTTCCGGGAAAGACACCTCGCATCCGGTGTCTGTAGTCCATGGTCCGTTCACGCATCCTGTTTACCGATTGGTCCTGAACTTGCTTGGCCAGTCTGGTTGCACGGCTGTTCGGTATCCATGTGGTTGAGGGTCGAGAGGGGATCGGTTGCATCTGGAAAAGCGGCGGTGATCAGCTCGTCGCCTTTACTGGATTCGGATAACGAAAGCTTGTCCGATTGGGGCATCCTATCTGATAACTGGAGCCGCGAAGGTTGGTTAAGTAATGAtcgtttattcattttactAATCCTTACACCCCTATTCCCTGATTTCCCGTATATACCGTAGACATCAGATTGCAATCTACTGGGGGTActctaacatttttatggCCCGTCATAGATGGCAACTAGGCGTACGTATACGGGAAATCATGGAGGTCCATCTTCGCATCTAATGAATTAACATAGAATAAACCTCGAATAACATCTATCCATACATGTGCAATAAGTGGgatgtttttctatttaatgcATTCTTTCTGAATTATCGTGGAAAGACCAAACGATGTCTGATATTTTCTCGGGTACGTCAGTCGTAGCAGGTTCGACATCACCACCCACACCAACGTCAATCATACATTTGATGTCGATCGGATTCGAATCTCTGGTTCTCGAGACCTGGTTAGATCTGCGATCAGGTAACAACGCGATTCAAACCATCATAGATCATTGTagaagtattttattcattgatcATTTTTCGATCCTCCAGATAACCTGATCTTACGATTAACACGACCAGATGACAAGACGAATCGAACGGTCTCGGAGACATCCTTACCGGGTTTGCTTTCTTCTGGTCGATGGCACCATTTAGCACTCAATGTTAAGGATACTGTTTTAAACAAACGTTGCGCGGCAATGGACGTGTCCCTTTGGTTAGACGGTTGGAAAGGCATGAACGCGCTGCTGCCGTTCGACGGACTGTTAGTGAGAAAACCAGGAACTACGTGCGTTTTGTTGGGTCAGATCGGGTCCAGCAATATCGGCGCCTGGTATCTCAGCAACTTGATGGTGTTCAGGTAACTATCATCGCATAACTATGTTATCGGGTATCTTAAATACTTAGCAAACGTAATTGTGCACAGATGCCCAGTGTTTACGAAAGAAAGAGCCTTGTACTTAGCAAACCTTGGGCCTAACTACACTAACCTTGCCGAATGTATATTAAACACTGAAAAGCCAGATTTCGCGCCATTGATCGCGTCTGGAGCATTGGACGGAGTCCGAGAAATTCGATTTGGTAAGCAACTTGATTTCTCCGATTCGATGCCAAAGTTCATTCATTAATCGTCTTATCCATGGTTTACACAGAAGGCGGCAAGTTCGATGCGAACCGCAGGAAGTCTTATGGGGGCACCTACTTGAGACACGCAGTGGAGACCAAGGTGTCCGATACGAAGATCGACTGGGACGCGGTAATGGACGCCACGAACTCTCACCTGAGTGAACTGCAAAACAACTTGTTGCTTAGCTACGAGGCTCAGAATCCGAACATCGTGCATCTGTATCCCCAAGCTATCGCCAATCCGGCTGGTAGGTGTTATGGCTTATGTATGCATGAATCTCCTAGAGGCAGTTGTTAGTTTTAAGCATATAAATATCGTGTACTCGTTTCTAGCCGTGGTAAGAAATCTATTTCCGGGTCAACCAGGTTTCAGGGTTGTCTCCGCGCCGGAACACAGGGTGTCGCAACAGCCGCCATTGTCTGTGTCGCCTATCCTCTCCGTACGGTTGGAATGCCAACAGTACAGAGGACTGATACCCGCGGCCATCCTGGTAGGCGGCGTGCCTATATTCCTCTACCTGTTTGCTAGAGTAAAtacaaaaatctaaataatttgttaattaagaaGTTTCTTGCTAACCTAATTCTGATGCATAATCATGCCTATTCGTAGGTCGTCGAGCTGAACTCCACCGAGGAGGAACAAGCGTTGGCGCTCTCGATAGTCCTGCACTTAATACGAAACGATTCCGAACTATTGAATCAGTACCGTGCAGAAGGCGGAACATCGTTAATTCTACGGGTTCTGGAATCACCACGATGCCACGCGGGTAGACAGATGTTGAAAGCAATGTTAGACGCAGCTTGCGATAGCTCAATCTTAATCAAAGATATCAGCAGTGGTAATCATGTGATCTCGCAAAACTGTGAGGCTGTTATCACTGATCCTGAACTAATCAAAGGTGTGCTTACTGCCTGGAGAACATGG from Augochlora pura isolate Apur16 chromosome 5, APUR_v2.2.1, whole genome shotgun sequence harbors:
- the Mv gene encoding lysosomal-trafficking regulator mauve isoform X4, with product MRELVEAEEIRLGEDRLAICDRITCATGAPRNLSEATLCPWFTSDELMSYEEDTRLRTEDREEEDDKEYEERLGMSSASTNRLQIFWDHFIHAEPQSYEKSSWLDVFLSELLAQVREGRDVKDALSFCSVGGGGVSTLIACELLSDVHELCAKRVDGNELVDLKKYLSQDRGWRCLAILHLLGVRGLSCGRELVALLVALYPVALQEEINKDGKKDENKGLGKPLRICEPNPYLKFHSNDDTVDTIVIVPHAKRKPTRSSRNGACHEGNAASRRRAGRRQSSAAKVPVYHKQRSLFGTFETRRNTPETASSESELLTDGVDQSRSLTLKIRLNPMDFEYFTSVVRDDEDQKWQAALYELPIRPAKKTPRDYIDDKIKAVLDARISNFETSLLIIQLLQGLRDYDTPAEQTPAVQVLKFALDTLWSLQFGIDGTGLSGTDCATLKAAAARLMLTALERVLRANEPTTTVIHNGLLPMTLRLLEDACSKPVNVFSPEEGSLLQEFIFATIYGIVTFLYCLLDQHGAAVEKFSDFLELFQLFTESQDGKLVERTILAIVELPSVDVAKSITRARKVIDVIGALASALKSVRRDISHAENCSRSKHKSCVNNVPSHHHTNVFGTTYAQPIVGAVSKQACCISSLFMILTNLLRESHTFASELQVRIIEVCASTGTCCCFPPRILLSNVSSLLKRRDPATYSPAVTLLERTFFKELGAYSESDICPTCDRSTTRSWDFLELYSDLLTPDEPKLCYVMMAHLLKIGPSSRFQIRRELLKSVFYPTFLKAKSCYVADKSNAAAKFLVQSCLSAISCLIVNTQICEWFTEANGLEEVLTLLSDTIFTRSVYALLEVVVIIEIWRSSSAVSSPVTFERFALNSLLRSLQHETEKLLRSLEDLNRIELGRSDKESVVEQGEAEEDPVSTISYFPEVQDLPEATAATSVPDNGVDLYSKLNLYLASAVWRAVAGVALSSPKFRQELSAHPLSEKSLRLFRMLAVRICTDSIIDTNKSAHRLFEALLTCCLTSPLCGRDVVMELRKSLIEMGVQLRRGLAVIVEALLKISLLKPAQEETIPQYTRHRLPTMTMDAMPDCVADDSSTGEYITADDGYEADIEIPGRSPRANTIKRGNSHGPMVEPRGNANAHPALCSLAVDLLIHFSEQGLDDERGAIITAGLRKVAATCRESASSCATLAGSGVITKLLAGFRDIFTSRDAKYQDLRHAVLEVFTLLATQSISPSELVVYLSLFKVDTAPLLSLLESLFHLVVVARPQPNFILSFPVLAETKISLKTQPEEHKNLEKAENLVRNFRERHLASGVCSPWSVHASCLPIGPELAWPVWLHGCSVSMWLRVERGSVASGKAAVISSSPLLDSDNESLSDWGILSDNWSREDQTMSDIFSGTSVVAGSTSPPTPTSIIHLMSIGFESLVLETWLDLRSDNLILRLTRPDDKTNRTVSETSLPGLLSSGRWHHLALNVKDTVLNKRCAAMDVSLWLDGWKGMNALLPFDGLLVRKPGTTCVLLGQIGSSNIGAWYLSNLMVFRCPVFTKERALYLANLGPNYTNLAECILNTEKPDFAPLIASGALDGVREIRFEGGKFDANRRKSYGGTYLRHAVETKVSDTKIDWDAVMDATNSHLSELQNNLLLSYEAQNPNIVHLYPQAIANPAAVVRNLFPGQPGFRVVSAPEHRVSQQPPLSVSPILSVRLECQQYRGLIPAAILVGGVPIFLYLFARVVELNSTEEEQALALSIVLHLIRNDSELLNQYRAEGGTSLILRVLESPRCHAGRQMLKAMLDAACDSSILIKDISSGNHVISQNCEAVITDPELIKGVLTAWRTWARYDALNLLLQALLLLLRDQHSQREFNASQLNRVEIVDTILTLCKEHFLYEELGAVIDSRTATAVVELIRALMGAPPEFAHLVAITDFLVLVHQASETYITHSRHNIYFLLPSLGQKELVKVTNIATNSSSEESIGTLENSKLNKGLTNAQIQKNKVPKRKERRNGSSQDTSAGEDSGIAASDGSNPLSNEKQATWTDEKKICQGLVCEGLLLLLRDAVRVLPDSQVGSVLKHVLRAELLLVLANNPDARVRTALIKVVQIYLQRASDEEVNKFIKQKYFMHLANQIALYPGSEPLVVALENLVLTGPTVAAMPPLMAIIAKASASEPNVARPAVSFITDVIAKNPNSLRMLLEQGLIESLVQALVGSAHKGGSASLNRDIIVLLVAVASKLLESPGSHQMQAILGLHLILNHMELKEKSHCTKTKNCVSVVRDAQVALFDGELDILMAKVSNQSGFRLRSTASYLASASHIASVFTTSSEQSDHGSRSSSFTSLHAQSTMTTMREPGKGELLDRFRIVLTRAVEFISAADESPSANELQLTKRLFSILLHGLCNPLEKRNHWSSGWSARHALRKYTAKIMVWLLAPHQSNNTRVFAVRSLMEEPKTRDVLSSLLEVHPQVEQKFTVFFWDLLQRWDEMPSADMRICAEFREALKIWNLAKGIEQASPSVWNEELALLRRELMRDRDIWIDSNLPAIQRIGHSFDLVGKLLMESAMTITRTVVDEQNQERKVLMERLKHSRAMEAQAVAKWRDLARRLTHERAAWHFEKSYPRSWELDPTEGPARVRIRLQRCHLNIDKRFFMADHQDKLQAAKIEAPLSYLFMTDRQDANASALIERLHTSERIRKMSQAKVVTPRAEMAGEVLIGETCLYFVPDNPDVPLHTDIALGGLDLAMVGGTAWRLEDIRELHRRRYQLQERAIEIFLITGRTYLLAFNSSKQRDEFANELNACNLPRRVPGDDLNEAITLWRSGALTNWEYITCLNKLAGRSYNDLMQYPVFPFVLADYTSEKIDLNKPKIYRNFSRPMAVQDKKNEQHYINNYNYLKQALSEGLNLIALNQEPFHYGSHYSNSGTVLHFLVRLPPFTSMFLCYQDDNFDIPDRTFHALATTWRLTSCDSTTDVKELIPEFFYLPEFLLNYEGFNFGVRQNGSRVGDVELPKWCGGDARLFVLAHRAALEADLVREVLPYWIDLVFGFRQTGKPAVEAINVFHPATYYGFNVEQIADPLERRAWETMVRTYGQTPAQLFTSAHLLPIQNIGNTIMHTSLPQVIEGVDGIKWGNYVGAPGNEPVLCWKHKHRAPLASLVPLMTGDVFGLPSYTTLLLGYTKEKSASMLSGTSVLGAALVSWSGTDGIARLKCKKEQPPRPLIKSSGLDPITILGSAPDCGQLWAGHLSGKEQNHDNIAFTSVQYIGYW
- the Mv gene encoding lysosomal-trafficking regulator mauve isoform X3 codes for the protein MRELVEAEEIRLGEDRLAICDRITCATGAPRNLSEATLCPWFTSDELMSYEEDTRLRTEDREEEDDKEYEERLGMSSASTNRLQIFWDHFIHAEPQSYEKSSWLDVFLSELLAQVREGRDVKDALSFCSVGGGGVSTLIACELLSDVHELCAKRVDGNELVDLKKYLSQDRGWRCLAILHLLGVRGLSCGRELVALLVALYPVALQEEINKDGKKDENKGLGKPLRICEPNPYLKFHSNDDTVDTIVIVPHAKRKPTRSSRNGACHEGNAASRRRAGRRQSSAAKVPVYHKQRSLFGTFETRRNTPETASSESELLTDGVDQSRSLTLKIRLNPMDFEYFTSVVRDDEDQKWQAALYELPIRPAKKTPRDYIDDKIKAVLDARISNFETSLLIIQLLQGLRDYDTPAEQTPAVQVLKFALDTLWSLQFGIDGTGLSGTDCATLKAAAARLMLTALERVLRANEPTTTVIHNGLLPMTLRLLEDACSKPVNVFSPEEGSLLQEFIFATIYGIVTFLYCLLDQHGAAVEKFSDFLELFQLFTESQDGKLVERTILAIVELPSVDVAKSITRARKVIDVIGALASALKSVRRDISHAENCSRSKHKSCVNNVPSHHHTNVFGTTYAQPIVGAVSKQACCISSLFMILTNLLRESHTFASELQVRIIEVCASTGTCCCFPPRILLSNVSSLLKRRDPATYSPAVTLLERTFFKELGAYSESDICPTCDRSTTRSWDFLELYSDLLTPDEPKLCYVMMAHLLKIGPSSRFQIRRELLKSVFYPTFLKAKSCYVADKSNAAAKFLVQSCLSAISCLIVNTQICEWFTEANGLEEVLTLLSDTIFTRSVYALLEVVVIIEIWRSSSAVSSPVTFERFALNSLLRSLQHETEKLLRSLEDLNRIELGRSDKESVVEQGEAEEDPVSTISYFPEVQDLPEATAATSVPDNGVDLYSKLNLYLASAVWRAVAGVALSSPKFRQELSAHPLSEKSLRLFRMLAVRICTDSIIDTNKSAHRLFEALLTCCLTSPLCGRDVVMELRKSLIEMGVQLRRGLAVIVEALLKISLLKPAQEETIPQYTRHRLPTMTMDAMPDCVADDSSTGEYITADDGYEADIEIPGRSPRANTIKRGNSHGPMVEPRGNANAHPALCSLAVDLLIHFSEQGLDDERGAIITAGLRKVAATCRESASSCATLAGSGVITKLLAGFRDIFTSRDAKYQDLRHAVLEVFTLLATQSISPSELVVYLSLFKVDTAPLLSLLESLFHLVVVARPQPNFILSFPVLAETKISLKTQPEEHKNLEKAENLVRNFRERHLASGVCSPWSVHASCLPIGPELAWPVWLHGCSVSMWLRVERGSVASGKAAVISSSPLLDSDNESLSDWGILSDNWSREVVAGSTSPPTPTSIIHLMSIGFESLVLETWLDLRSDNLILRLTRPDDKTNRTVSETSLPGLLSSGRWHHLALNVKDTVLNKRCAAMDVSLWLDGWKGMNALLPFDGLLVRKPGTTCVLLGQIGSSNIGAWYLSNLMVFRCPVFTKERALYLANLGPNYTNLAECILNTEKPDFAPLIASGALDGVREIRFEGGKFDANRRKSYGGTYLRHAVETKVSDTKIDWDAVMDATNSHLSELQNNLLLSYEAQNPNIVHLYPQAIANPAAVVRNLFPGQPGFRVVSAPEHRVSQQPPLSVSPILSVRLECQQYRGLIPAAILVGGVPIFLYLFARVVELNSTEEEQALALSIVLHLIRNDSELLNQYRAEGGTSLILRVLESPRCHAGRQMLKAMLDAACDSSILIKDISSGNHVISQNCEAVITDPELIKGVLTAWRTWARYDALNLLLQALLLLLRDQHSQREFNASQLNRVEIVDTILTLCKEHFLYEELGAVIDSRTATAVVELIRALMGAPPEFAHLVAITDFLVLVHQASETYITHSRHNIYFLLPSLGQKELVKVTNIATNSSSEESIGTLENSKLNKGLTNAQIQKNKVPKRKERRNGSSQDTSAGEDSGIAASDGSNPLSNEKQATWTDEKKICQGLVCEGLLLLLRDAVRVLPDSQVGSVLKHVLRAELLLVLANNPDARVRTALIKVVQIYLQRASDEEVNKFIKQKYFMHLANQIALYPGSEPLVVALENLVLTGPTVAAMPPLMAIIAKASASEPNVARPAVSFITDVIAKNPNSLRMLLEQGLIESLVQALVGSAHKGGSASLNRDIIVLLVAVASKLLESPGSHQMQAILGLHLILNHMELKEKSHCTKTKNCVSVVRDAQVALFDGELDILMAKVSNQSGFRLRSTASYLASASHIASVFTTSSEQSDHGSRSSSFTSLHAQSTMTTMREPGKGELLDRFRIVLTRAVEFISAADESPSANELQLTKRLFSILLHGLCNPLEKRNHWSSGWSARHALRKYTAKIMVWLLAPHQSNNTRVFAVRSLMEEPKTRDVLSSLLEVHPQVEQKFTVFFWDLLQRWDEMPSADMRICAEFREALKIWNLAKGIEQASPSVWNEELALLRRELMRDRDIWIDSNLPAIQRIGHSFDLVGKLLMESAMTITRTVVDEQNQERKVLMERLKHSRAMEAQAVAKWRDLARRLTHERAAWHFEKSYPRSWELDPTEGPARVRIRLQRCHLNIDKRFFMADHQDKLQAAKIEAPLSYLFMTDRQDANASALIERLHTSERIRKMSQAKVVTPRAEMAGEVLIGETCLYFVPDNPDVPLHTDIALGGLDLAMVGGTAWRLEDIRELHRRRYQLQERAIEIFLITGRTYLLAFNSSKQRDEFANELNACNLPRRVPGDDLNEAITLWRSGALTNWEYITCLNKLAGRSYNDLMQYPVFPFVLADYTSEKIDLNKPKIYRNFSRPMAVQDKKNEQHYINNYNYLKQALSEGLNLIALNQEPFHYGSHYSNSGTVLHFLVRLPPFTSMFLCYQDDNFDIPDRTFHALATTWRLTSCDSTTDVKELIPEFFYLPEFLLNYEGFNFGVRQNGSRVGDVELPKWCGGDARLFVLAHRAALEADLVREVLPYWIDLVFGFRQTGKPAVEAINVFHPATYYGFNVEQIADPLERRAWETMVRTYGQTPAQLFTSAHLLPIQNIGNTIMHTSLPQVIEGVDGIKWGNYVGAPGNEPVLCWKHKHRAPLASLVPLMTGDVFGLPSYTTLLLGYTKEKSASMLSGTSVLGAALVSWSGTDGIARLKCKKEQPPRPLIKSSGLDPITILGSAPDCGQLWAGHLSGKVTVYTYTVVPGKIDFSSTPPCVLLAHRSRITTISLSRAFSISVTGDASGVIVIWDLNSLTYVRSISCEENYPIRLLGISETLGDIAVTYETSKTAENASSSQSELKVFTINARPVGSVLSRRKITSLCYSNAPEGVSVNVIATGLVNGVIRLWSSWDLRLVREILNGIKGCGAVIAIAWALDQHHLYAVTEDSTVLIWEGSKRLSNGTPKFVNLTSL